TCAGCGGGAAACTGAAAAATATGGATCAAAAAGAGAACGACAAGTCAGTTATCCAGAAGTCATCTCAATCCGATGACAACGCTCCAAACGACGAATATGAAAAATTAGAGGAAAAATTAAATCAGCTTTCAATGCTTGTTGCCGGCTTCTGCCCGGGAAAAGACCAAGAGATAGAAGAAATAATCCGCAACGTAGACGATCTTATCACCATCTCTGAAACAATTGAGCCTTCTACCTTCTATGATATTTCAAAACTATGCAAACAATATATGACCAATATGAATTTTAGCTGTGCTTGTAATACAAAGCCGGTTGAAGAGGGAATCGTGTTGTTAAAATCCATATTAAGTCATTTAAAAAGAGGAGAACCTTTTACTTTCGATTACTCTGATGTTCTTGAGCTCTTAGAAGAACACCTTACCGCCAAGGAAACGTGCGATGAGTGTGTTGAAGAGTGCCCGGAAAACGCGTCTGAATCTAAACTTGAACCGGAGCCCGAACAGGATAGTACACCCGAAAAACTGTCCGAGGATGACGTTGAAATCCTGACCGATTTTATATCGGAGGCCGAAGATAATCTGAACAACATCGAGGTGTCTTTAATTGAGTTGGAGCAGGATCCGGAGAACACTGATATCATTAACGACATATTCAGGCCGTTTCACACAATTAAAGGCGTCTCGGGATTTTTATCTTTAGATAAAATCAACCGACTGTCTCATGCCACGGAAAATCTTTTGGACAGTGCCAGAAGCGGAGATTTCATAATTAATCACTCCGCCACGGATGCGATTCTTGAGTCCGTTGATTTGTTAAAACAACTTATCGACACGGTAAAACAGGGACTGTCTACCGGTTACCGACAAGAGGACAGCCACTTAGATGTAGAAATTTTGAGAGATAAACTTAAAAGGCTTCAGATCTCTTTGACCAAAGGGGAAAAAGAACCCTTGGGTGAGATTCTTGTCAGAAGAAATGACCTCAAGGAACAGGATGTTGATGATGCACTGGAAATCCAGAAAAATCATCCGGAAAAAAAGTTTGGTGAAATTCTGATCGAAGATAAAAAGGTCGCTCCTGCTCAAGTTGCCTCAGCGTTAATGGAACAATCAACAGTTAAAAAAAGAGTGGATTCTCAAGTTAAAGTCAGCACCCGAAAGTTGGACGATCTTGTAGATTACGCCGGAGAACTGGTGATTGCCCAGTCGATGCTCAGACAGCAAACCATGGAAAATTCCGCCTTGAGCCAAACCGTCTCACAATTGGGGCAGATTGTAAATAATATGCAGAACATTGCCATGTCCATGCGTATGATCCCCATTAAAGCAACATTTATGAAAATGATTCGCCTAGTAAGAGATCTGTCGCGAAAATCAGGCAAACAGATCAATTTAGCTATGACCGGAGAAGAAACCGAAATTGACAGAAACGTGGTGGATGCCCTTTATGAGCCCATGGTGCACATGATCAGAAATGCATGTGATCACGGGATTGAATCCTTACAGGAACGTACGGAAAAAGGGAAGCCCGAACAGGGAAATATCGATCTTCGCGCCTATCATAAAGGCGGGAATATTGTCATTGAAATCGAGGACGACGGCAAGGGGCTGGATAGGGAAAAAATACTTAAAAAGGCAACGGCTACCGGACTGGTTACCGGAGAAGAGCAGATGACGGATGCCCAGGTTTTTAACCTGATTCTTTCACCCGGATTCTCAACTGCAAGCCAAATTACCGATGTATCCGGTCGGGGCGTTGGCATGGATGTGGTTAAAGAGGGGATTGAAAAATTCCGAGGCCATTTGAATATTGAGTCCGAAAAGGGGGCAGGCTCCCGATTCATTATCAGCCTTCCTCTGACACTGGCTATTATCGATGGTATGTTGGTCAGGGTTGATGACGAAAAGTATGTTATTCCCACAATTACCATTCAAAAAGCATTTAGACCGGGACCGGGTGAATATTTCACCGTAGAAGGAAAAGGTGAGATGGTTAAAGATCGCGGCAATCTGGTGCCTTTAATCCGATTAAACGAGATCTATGAAACCAGCAATCATGTCAAATCCGTCGAGCAAAGCCTGGTTGTCGTTGTTGAGTCAAAGGAAGAAAGGCGGGCGCTTTTGATTGATGAACTTTTGGGTAAAGATGAATATGTCATTAAAAATCTTGGTGGGAATATGGATGATATCCAAGGGATTGCCGGTGGTGCAATTCTGGCTGACGGAAAAGTAGGGCTAATCCTGGATGTTCACGGCATATTTTCCATTGTCTCAAAAAAATAAAGGCCTGTGACCGCAAAAAAAGAGATGGGGATACGAATAGATGAAACAAATTGTCGGCGTTGCAGACATGAAAGTAAGTAATAATCCCGCAGATGATGTAATCACCTACTCGCTTGGATCATGCATAGGATTGGTTATTTATGATCCGGTTGTAAGAGTTGGCGGCATTCTTCATTATATGCTTCCCGAATCCGCCATTGATAAAGAAAAGGCAACCAGAAAACCATTTATGTTTGCAGATACAGGTATCCCTCGCCTATTCAAAGCCGCTTACGCAATGGGTGCAAAGAAGCCCAGGATTAAAATATTTGTCGCCGGCGGTGCCGAAATTCTTGACCAAAATGGTTTCTTTAATATCGGAAAACGCAACTACCTGGCGTTAAAAAAAATGTTTTTTAAAAACAAAGTGATGATTGATAAACAAGAAGTGGGCGGGAATATCAACCGGACGATCCGAATTGAAATTGCATCGGGGAATATTTTCCTGAAAACCTCAGGATCTAAGGAAGTCAGAATATGACGGTACTGGATAAAATGATTCGTGAGATAAACGATTTAACGCCGATGCCTACGGTCGCGAATCGTCTGCTCGAAATGGTTGAAGAGCCGGATAGTTCAATGAACGATATTGCCGGTATAATTCAATATGATCCTGTTATGACAGTAGATATTCTTAAAATATGCA
This window of the uncultured Desulfobacter sp. genome carries:
- a CDS encoding chemotaxis protein CheA, which produces MSYENIIETTERLAAELILFDPDQPDSIKTLLPILKSIHTQCKSLDLSSEAAQIMKARHIIDTIIKDGPQAGSNLLSNLDMIVSNFSGKLKNMDQKENDKSVIQKSSQSDDNAPNDEYEKLEEKLNQLSMLVAGFCPGKDQEIEEIIRNVDDLITISETIEPSTFYDISKLCKQYMTNMNFSCACNTKPVEEGIVLLKSILSHLKRGEPFTFDYSDVLELLEEHLTAKETCDECVEECPENASESKLEPEPEQDSTPEKLSEDDVEILTDFISEAEDNLNNIEVSLIELEQDPENTDIINDIFRPFHTIKGVSGFLSLDKINRLSHATENLLDSARSGDFIINHSATDAILESVDLLKQLIDTVKQGLSTGYRQEDSHLDVEILRDKLKRLQISLTKGEKEPLGEILVRRNDLKEQDVDDALEIQKNHPEKKFGEILIEDKKVAPAQVASALMEQSTVKKRVDSQVKVSTRKLDDLVDYAGELVIAQSMLRQQTMENSALSQTVSQLGQIVNNMQNIAMSMRMIPIKATFMKMIRLVRDLSRKSGKQINLAMTGEETEIDRNVVDALYEPMVHMIRNACDHGIESLQERTEKGKPEQGNIDLRAYHKGGNIVIEIEDDGKGLDREKILKKATATGLVTGEEQMTDAQVFNLILSPGFSTASQITDVSGRGVGMDVVKEGIEKFRGHLNIESEKGAGSRFIISLPLTLAIIDGMLVRVDDEKYVIPTITIQKAFRPGPGEYFTVEGKGEMVKDRGNLVPLIRLNEIYETSNHVKSVEQSLVVVVESKEERRALLIDELLGKDEYVIKNLGGNMDDIQGIAGGAILADGKVGLILDVHGIFSIVSKK
- a CDS encoding chemotaxis protein CheD, yielding MKQIVGVADMKVSNNPADDVITYSLGSCIGLVIYDPVVRVGGILHYMLPESAIDKEKATRKPFMFADTGIPRLFKAAYAMGAKKPRIKIFVAGGAEILDQNGFFNIGKRNYLALKKMFFKNKVMIDKQEVGGNINRTIRIEIASGNIFLKTSGSKEVRI